The nucleotide window GGTAATATCGGTCTGGACGGCCGCAAAGCCGGCGTTCTCGATCGCCTCGATACCGTCCTCGGATCGGCGAACACCGATCACGTCGTGACCACGGTCGGAGAGCTGTCGGCCCAACTCGAGACCGACGTACCCACAGCCCAAGATTGCAACGTCCATGTCCACAGTCGCGCCTGAACGAGTATAACTACCCTGCTCGCAGCGAGACTGGCTGGCACCGGTTGATCGTCGGCTCGAGTCAGGGCGCGCCGTCGGCGATCACGTACTGGATGTGGACGAACTCCGCTAGCGACATCGGTGCGCGCTGTTCGATCTTCTGTTGGATCTCTTTCGCCTCGAGATCGATGTCGATGTGACTCTCGATCGCGTCGACGTCGAGGACGGCCGTCGACATGCCCAACAACAGATGTTCGCAGGCGATAGTCACGATTTCGTCAGCGTCGGGTTCGCCGTCCTCGAGCGCCAGAATCTGGGCCGCCTCGGTGAGTGTGAGGGCTGGCGA belongs to Natronorubrum aibiense and includes:
- a CDS encoding DUF5791 family protein codes for the protein MFYEQRMTVPDSPAELRAEYDADLRSVIEQHGPDEVAAATDVDRDSLEALLEGDSPALTLTEAAQILALEDGEPDADEIVTIACEHLLLGMSTAVLDVDAIESHIDIDLEAKEIQQKIEQRAPMSLAEFVHIQYVIADGAP